A single region of the Pseudomonas mandelii genome encodes:
- a CDS encoding outer membrane lipoprotein-sorting protein encodes MLPLFKSLTAAALILSGACATAADGKNADEIIRQVRDRNDGKSFMSQVSLILHDKKGNTRVREFTYLQKDYPDSDKFSMYFSAPTDVRDVAFHIENPHETLGQEDSQWMYLPVSRQTRRISTTDKRGSFMGSEYSYADLDKIRVKDYTQTLVGEEQVKGRDCYVIEREPASPEVLAKTGYNKLKVWIDKQNFLVMRQDFFDVKGVLVKQMRTQKVDTIDSIDSIVLSETEHFIDGTRSEMRFNHLQYNVQLEDRLFTQTAIKRGLKTGDVPDFAVSAR; translated from the coding sequence ATGTTGCCGCTATTCAAAAGTCTGACCGCCGCCGCATTGATCCTGAGCGGCGCTTGCGCCACCGCCGCCGACGGCAAGAATGCCGATGAAATCATCCGCCAGGTACGGGATCGAAACGACGGCAAAAGCTTCATGTCCCAAGTGTCGCTGATCCTCCACGACAAAAAGGGCAATACTCGGGTTCGCGAGTTCACTTACCTGCAAAAGGATTACCCGGACAGCGACAAATTCAGCATGTATTTCTCCGCCCCCACTGACGTGCGCGACGTGGCTTTTCATATTGAAAACCCCCACGAAACCCTGGGTCAGGAAGACAGCCAGTGGATGTACTTGCCGGTCAGCCGCCAGACGCGGCGGATCTCCACCACCGACAAGCGCGGCTCGTTCATGGGCAGCGAGTACTCCTACGCCGACCTGGACAAGATCAGGGTCAAGGATTACACCCAGACGCTGGTCGGCGAAGAACAGGTCAAGGGCCGCGACTGCTACGTGATCGAGCGTGAACCGGCGTCGCCCGAGGTGCTGGCCAAGACTGGCTACAACAAGCTGAAAGTGTGGATCGACAAGCAGAATTTCCTGGTCATGCGTCAGGACTTCTTCGACGTCAAAGGCGTGCTGGTCAAGCAGATGCGCACGCAAAAGGTCGACACCATCGACTCGATCGACAGCATCGTGTTGAGCGAAACCGAACACTTCATCGACGGCACGCGTTCAGAGATGCGCTTCAACCACCTGCAATACAACGTGCAACTGGAAGACCGTTTGTTCACCCAGACCGCCATCAAGCGCGGGCTGAAAACCGGCGACGTGCCGGACTTTGCCGTGTCTGCCCGCTAA
- a CDS encoding MerR family transcriptional regulator encodes MYIGKAAQLSGTTVKSIRHYEEIGLLPEPKREGKYRIYSQQSVEVLTFIKCAQQLGFKLKELRLMLNNYHGDEFPWDMAQKAIAEKKAELVSQIGALQQLHNGLEEFENNLNDARDECQFERIARYGEKNPGNTLN; translated from the coding sequence ATGTATATCGGCAAAGCCGCCCAGCTGTCGGGCACCACAGTCAAAAGCATTCGCCATTACGAAGAAATCGGCCTATTGCCCGAGCCCAAGCGTGAAGGCAAATACCGTATCTACAGCCAGCAGAGTGTCGAGGTGTTGACGTTCATCAAGTGCGCCCAGCAACTGGGTTTCAAGCTCAAAGAGCTGCGGTTGATGTTGAACAACTACCACGGTGACGAATTCCCGTGGGACATGGCGCAAAAAGCGATCGCCGAAAAAAAGGCCGAGCTGGTCTCCCAGATCGGCGCTCTACAGCAACTGCACAACGGCCTCGAAGAATTCGAAAACAACCTCAACGATGCCCGAGATGAATGTCAGTTCGAGCGTATCGCCCGCTATGGCGAAAAAAACCCGGGCAATACGCTGAACTGA
- a CDS encoding DUF1302 domain-containing protein produces the protein MPGSHINRAAWAVLACMVAPPALAELTVDDLKPDYADAEVGVATALRLHGDDQITQKAMYFKANLEDNWDGGYYKAKGRVRYDARYDGNNPYSERARDKYRFDADWRHLYWGQSVGDGEVTVGWQQVVWGRADELRVLDQINPVDYRDGLTPLLEDSRIAVPMVRFAQPVGEWELEALWVTDFVKNQPPVAGSEFDAPLFAAPDPQYFLLDSKPGYDGGKGFSYGLSANGRIGSVDTSFVALNARQQDPVYAVEGLADDGRTRLERQFPRYTMGGAGLAIDAGHSIVVRSEIAWFDNWRVTNPTRTYGADSTSMVKSLLGVDYLLRDWLISVQWQQQQLLDWQDGMLQDKREHLFTLSAEGTHWQDRLKSRLVVAASPPFNDDALLQGIFTYKPVDWIKLGLEVDVFFGKPDKPFGEYDNRDQVRLSAGYLF, from the coding sequence ATGCCGGGATCACACATTAACCGTGCCGCGTGGGCGGTATTGGCCTGCATGGTCGCGCCGCCGGCGCTGGCTGAATTGACGGTCGACGATCTCAAGCCGGATTACGCCGACGCCGAGGTCGGCGTCGCCACCGCGTTGCGCCTGCACGGTGACGACCAGATCACCCAGAAGGCCATGTATTTCAAGGCCAACCTGGAAGACAACTGGGACGGTGGTTACTACAAGGCCAAGGGCCGGGTGCGTTACGACGCTCGCTACGACGGCAACAATCCGTACAGCGAACGGGCGCGGGACAAATACCGCTTCGACGCCGACTGGCGGCATTTGTACTGGGGCCAGTCGGTGGGCGACGGCGAGGTGACTGTCGGCTGGCAGCAAGTGGTCTGGGGTCGTGCCGATGAGTTGCGGGTGCTCGACCAGATCAACCCGGTGGACTATCGCGATGGCCTGACTCCGCTGCTGGAAGACAGCCGGATCGCGGTGCCCATGGTGCGGTTTGCGCAACCGGTGGGCGAGTGGGAACTGGAGGCGCTGTGGGTCACCGACTTTGTGAAAAACCAGCCGCCGGTGGCGGGCAGCGAGTTCGACGCGCCGTTATTTGCCGCGCCGGATCCTCAGTATTTCCTGCTCGATTCCAAACCCGGCTACGACGGTGGCAAGGGCTTTTCGTATGGCCTGAGCGCCAACGGCCGGATCGGGTCGGTGGACACCAGTTTCGTCGCACTGAACGCCCGTCAACAGGACCCGGTGTACGCCGTCGAAGGCCTGGCCGATGACGGCCGCACGCGACTGGAGCGCCAGTTTCCCCGTTACACCATGGGCGGCGCGGGGCTCGCGATCGACGCCGGTCACAGCATCGTGGTGCGCAGCGAAATTGCCTGGTTCGACAACTGGCGGGTGACCAATCCGACCCGCACTTACGGCGCCGACAGCACCTCGATGGTCAAGTCGTTGCTGGGCGTCGACTACTTGCTGCGTGACTGGCTGATTTCCGTGCAGTGGCAGCAACAGCAATTGCTCGACTGGCAGGACGGCATGCTGCAAGACAAGCGCGAGCACCTGTTCACCTTATCCGCCGAGGGCACCCATTGGCAGGACCGACTCAAGAGCCGGCTGGTGGTCGCCGCCTCGCCACCGTTTAACGACGATGCGCTGTTGCAAGGCATCTTCACTTACAAACCGGTGGACTGGATCAAGCTCGGGCTGGAAGTGGATGTGTTCTTCGGCAAGCCCGACAAGCCCTTCGGCGAGTACGACAACCGCGATCAAGTGCGGCTGTCCGCCGGTTACCTGTTTTAA
- a CDS encoding efflux RND transporter permease subunit, with amino-acid sequence MERYLNFVERYARAIVFLLVAVTAYFTYTLGSLISDTNPYLLKETHPARKTIIDLQSEFTGTFDSVMVAINNPQTVFNKPTLNALFSMSQSVRKMILANDADKEQLTQIVAKHPDDSRAQLLARDILENGFSQNDYAQAKALRDYAKSQNWDAHDQLFLTFLAERINPIREMASMGDLENIVLTGDGELLIHKTLNAYDMDPALVESQIMGNELMVDGVVSKDKKVAMLVAELGTKQDDAQAQLRAYQIVRGIVADYQAAHPEFKDEIFIAGMPIFIAAQQEIIDHDLAVLFPIVFLLITLLLIFFFRKPLGVLLPLFNILFCTIWTLGLMALLRVPFDLLTSVLPVFLFTICCSDAIHVMAEYYEQKNAGKSNREANRETQRLMVVPVVLTTVTTIATFMISTTNNIVSIRNFGVFMSIGLTAALIISLLLIPAWISIWGKDQTPKTLAAVHKESIISRYLVAFCARLIQWRKPILIVTLPLLILMTVFTFRVDIEDSGIAYFKPESHIRVSDEFINQAGVAGTAPGWIAIDSKEPRGVLTTEVVQFIDKLDHFIKQQPHVSYGYSLATYVKRMNLVLNDMNPDYLRVPQALEQVTSVNDEGQVERFEVPGNSLIEQHVMLFENGGGSDLNNVLNADYSKALTLYTMTSSVASDYQAMLDQLDAWLLVNKPANLEVTHAGTPLIWTGVLQEITQGQVLSFSLALLVVTLMMMYWLKSVRLGVLGMLTLLTTSVTVYGFMFLFGIELNIGTTLVTFLVVGVVDYAVHLLSRIKLLVQQGIHIDAAILQAMHSVGRSTVVNVVIFSVGFMALLFSDFKPIVDLGALVAMALFSSGVMTILLVTLVSPWFFAAIVPVAPLPEKDRAAGKPALI; translated from the coding sequence ATGGAAAGATACCTGAACTTCGTCGAGCGCTATGCGCGGGCGATCGTTTTCCTGCTGGTGGCGGTCACGGCGTATTTCACCTATACGCTGGGCTCGCTGATCTCCGACACCAACCCTTACTTGCTCAAGGAAACCCATCCGGCGCGCAAGACCATCATCGACTTGCAAAGCGAATTCACCGGCACGTTTGACTCGGTGATGGTGGCAATCAACAACCCGCAGACGGTGTTCAACAAGCCGACCCTCAACGCACTGTTTTCGATGTCGCAATCGGTGCGCAAGATGATCCTGGCCAACGACGCCGACAAGGAACAGTTGACGCAAATCGTTGCGAAGCACCCAGACGACAGTCGTGCACAGTTGCTGGCGCGGGACATTCTGGAGAACGGTTTTTCCCAGAACGACTACGCCCAGGCCAAGGCCCTGCGTGATTACGCCAAGAGCCAGAACTGGGATGCCCATGATCAGCTGTTCCTGACTTTTCTCGCCGAGCGAATCAACCCGATCCGTGAAATGGCGTCGATGGGCGACCTGGAAAACATCGTGCTGACCGGCGATGGCGAGTTGCTGATCCACAAGACCCTCAACGCCTACGACATGGACCCGGCGCTGGTCGAGTCGCAGATCATGGGCAACGAGCTGATGGTCGACGGGGTCGTCTCCAAGGACAAGAAAGTCGCGATGCTGGTGGCCGAGCTGGGCACCAAGCAAGACGACGCCCAGGCGCAACTGCGCGCCTACCAGATCGTGCGCGGCATTGTCGCGGACTATCAGGCAGCGCACCCAGAGTTCAAGGATGAGATCTTCATTGCCGGCATGCCGATCTTCATCGCGGCCCAGCAGGAGATCATCGACCATGACCTGGCGGTGCTGTTTCCGATTGTCTTTTTGCTGATCACCCTGCTGTTGATTTTCTTCTTCCGCAAACCGCTGGGCGTGCTGTTGCCGCTGTTCAATATTCTGTTCTGCACCATCTGGACACTGGGCCTGATGGCTTTGTTGCGGGTGCCGTTCGACTTGCTGACCAGTGTCCTGCCGGTGTTTCTGTTCACCATTTGCTGCTCGGATGCGATCCATGTGATGGCCGAGTATTACGAGCAGAAAAACGCCGGTAAAAGTAACCGTGAAGCCAATCGCGAGACGCAACGGCTGATGGTGGTGCCGGTGGTGTTGACGACGGTGACTACCATCGCCACCTTCATGATTTCCACGACCAACAACATCGTCAGCATCCGCAATTTCGGCGTATTCATGTCCATCGGCCTGACGGCGGCGCTGATTATTTCACTGTTGCTGATTCCGGCCTGGATTTCGATCTGGGGCAAGGACCAGACTCCGAAAACCCTCGCTGCCGTGCACAAGGAATCGATCATTTCGCGTTATCTGGTGGCGTTCTGCGCGCGGTTGATCCAGTGGCGCAAACCGATCTTGATCGTGACGCTGCCCTTGCTGATCTTGATGACGGTGTTCACCTTTCGCGTCGATATCGAAGACTCGGGCATCGCCTACTTCAAGCCCGAGAGTCATATTCGCGTTTCGGACGAGTTCATCAACCAAGCCGGGGTCGCGGGCACGGCACCGGGCTGGATCGCCATCGACAGCAAAGAACCGCGCGGCGTGCTGACCACTGAAGTGGTGCAGTTCATCGACAAGCTCGACCACTTCATCAAGCAGCAACCGCACGTCAGTTACGGCTATTCCCTGGCGACTTACGTCAAGCGCATGAACCTGGTGCTCAACGATATGAACCCCGACTACTTGCGCGTGCCCCAGGCGCTGGAGCAGGTGACGTCGGTCAATGATGAGGGGCAGGTCGAGCGGTTCGAGGTGCCGGGCAATTCACTGATCGAGCAACACGTGATGCTGTTCGAGAACGGCGGCGGCTCGGACCTCAATAACGTGCTCAATGCCGACTATTCCAAGGCGTTGACGCTGTACACCATGACGTCGTCGGTGGCCAGCGACTACCAGGCCATGCTGGATCAGCTCGATGCCTGGTTGCTGGTGAACAAACCGGCCAATCTCGAAGTGACGCACGCCGGCACGCCGTTGATCTGGACCGGCGTGTTGCAGGAAATCACCCAGGGCCAGGTCTTGAGTTTTTCCCTGGCGTTGCTGGTGGTCACGCTGATGATGATGTATTGGCTCAAGTCGGTACGGTTGGGCGTACTCGGCATGCTGACCCTGTTGACCACCTCGGTGACAGTCTATGGCTTCATGTTCCTGTTCGGCATCGAGCTGAACATCGGTACGACGCTGGTGACCTTCCTGGTGGTGGGTGTGGTCGATTACGCGGTGCACCTGCTGTCACGGATCAAACTGTTGGTGCAGCAAGGCATTCATATCGACGCGGCCATTTTGCAGGCGATGCACAGCGTCGGCCGTTCGACCGTGGTCAACGTGGTGATTTTCTCCGTGGGATTCATGGCGCTTCTGTTTTCCGACTTCAAGCCGATTGTCGATTTGGGCGCACTGGTGGCGATGGCGCTGTTTTCCAGCGGTGTCATGACCATTCTGCTGGTGACGCTGGTGTCGCCGTGGTTCTTCGCCGCGATTGTTCCGGTAGCGCCGCTGCCGGAAAAAGATCGAGCCGCAGGGAAGCCCGCCTTGATCTGA